A genome region from Salvelinus alpinus chromosome 26, SLU_Salpinus.1, whole genome shotgun sequence includes the following:
- the rpa3 gene encoding replication protein A 14 kDa subunit, whose product MAVFESPKPRINNSMLSQYISRPICFVGRVEKVHPTGKSFTLSDGEGKSASVELNEPLDEELSGVVEVVGVVSNKGAIMASAYNMLREDQGIPFDLELYNEALKVIHEYPQHYPFELATSG is encoded by the exons ATGGCAGTTTTTGAGTCACCAAAACCCAGAATAAACAATTCTATGCTGTCTCAATATATCAGCAGGCCGATTTGCTTCGTTGGACGTGTTGAGAAG GTCCATCCAACAGGAAAATCATTCACTCTTTCGGATGGAGAAGGGAAGTCTGCATCAGTGGAACTTAATGAGCCC CTTGATGAGGAGCTGAGTGGGGTGGTGGAGGTGGTTGGTGTAGTGTCCAACAAAGGGGCAATAATGGCCTCTGCATACAACATGCTCAGAGAAGACCAAGGCATTCCTTTTG ACCTGGAGCTGTACAATGAAGCCCTGAAAGTCATCCATGAATACCCCCAGCACTATCCGTTTGAATTAGCCACCAGTGGATGA
- the LOC139554941 gene encoding UBAP1-MVB12-associated (UMA)-domain containing protein 1-like isoform X1 produces MFSFFGNRNKDSSKKSSSEGGTDGFVIIGSPKVVAGETLDEQRKKIQNANIGKPSCNVIVQPSKSSSTTPTQAHHSPAPAPPSVIAPSPGPMWKLPAPIVEAALSLPDLLGDVPFTLAPHVLAMQTGGPGFPLFSEMLMSPQDINHNLASFTYDFTLENSVLCDH; encoded by the exons ATGTTCAGTTTTTTCGGGAATCGTAATAAAGACTCTTCCAAGAAGTCATCGTCAGAGGGTGGTACAGATGGGTTCGTGATAATAG GGAGTCCTAAAGTCGTTGCAG GAGAAACTCTGGACGAACAGAGGAAGAAGATCCAGAACGCGAACATCGGCAAACCATCATGTAACGTTATTGTGCAACCATCAAAG TCCTCCAGTACGACACCTACCCAGGCCCACCACTCTCCAGCCCCTGCTCCACCTTCAGTGATCGCCCCATCACCAGGGCCTATGTGGAAGCTCCCCGCGCCCATAGTGGAGGCAGCCCTGTCTCTCCCAGACCTACTAGGAGATGTCCCATTCACCCTGGCCCCCCATGTTTTGGCCATGCAGACAGGGGGTCCTGGGTTCCCCCTCTTCTCTGAGATGCTGATGTCCCCCCAAGACATCAATCACAACCTGGCCTCCTTCACCTACGACTTCACTCTGGAGAACTCTGTGCTCTGTGACCATTGA
- the LOC139554941 gene encoding UBAP1-MVB12-associated (UMA)-domain containing protein 1-like isoform X2 translates to MFSFFGNRNKDSSKKSSSEGGTDGFVIIGETLDEQRKKIQNANIGKPSCNVIVQPSKSSSTTPTQAHHSPAPAPPSVIAPSPGPMWKLPAPIVEAALSLPDLLGDVPFTLAPHVLAMQTGGPGFPLFSEMLMSPQDINHNLASFTYDFTLENSVLCDH, encoded by the exons ATGTTCAGTTTTTTCGGGAATCGTAATAAAGACTCTTCCAAGAAGTCATCGTCAGAGGGTGGTACAGATGGGTTCGTGATAATAG GAGAAACTCTGGACGAACAGAGGAAGAAGATCCAGAACGCGAACATCGGCAAACCATCATGTAACGTTATTGTGCAACCATCAAAG TCCTCCAGTACGACACCTACCCAGGCCCACCACTCTCCAGCCCCTGCTCCACCTTCAGTGATCGCCCCATCACCAGGGCCTATGTGGAAGCTCCCCGCGCCCATAGTGGAGGCAGCCCTGTCTCTCCCAGACCTACTAGGAGATGTCCCATTCACCCTGGCCCCCCATGTTTTGGCCATGCAGACAGGGGGTCCTGGGTTCCCCCTCTTCTCTGAGATGCTGATGTCCCCCCAAGACATCAATCACAACCTGGCCTCCTTCACCTACGACTTCACTCTGGAGAACTCTGTGCTCTGTGACCATTGA